The Calliphora vicina chromosome 3, idCalVici1.1, whole genome shotgun sequence genome contains a region encoding:
- the LOC135954859 gene encoding phospholipase A1, protein MWISWQKTIALYYLVLFCMLNAHGKILDYEESQDDSIKFYVYTRQNDETPQPLKADVESIVRSVLNPTKETTMAIHGELGNKTAEEYLIIKNSKLKINDANVIIVDYSFLIEDEDFEAVAISAELVAKAIADLLILLQESFNVNLQNIDIVGFSLGGQIAGLVGQNVYHHFGEKVKRITALDPVGILFTETTPANEKLTPDDADYVEVVHTNAGEYGYQTPCGHVDYYPNGGKIQSGCSVTDNICSHNRAYQLITEMWSPVENHELLLLKCENVEFMSLDSCRWLNERMGELGLQPKGLYYVETNNNVPFGKGAFKSQFL, encoded by the exons ATGTGGATATCGTGGCAGAAAACCATTGCATTATATTATTTAGTCTTATTTTGTATGCTAAATGCGCatggaaaaattttagattATGAAGAAAGTCAAGATGATTCCATAAAGTTTTATGTATACACCAGACAAAATGATGAGACACCACAACCTTTGAAAGCGGATGTAGAGTCTATAGTGCGAAGTGTTCTAAATCCGACCAAAGAAACTAC AATGGCTATTCACGGTGAGCTAGGAAACAAAACTGCTGAGGAATATTTGATAATTAAGAactctaaattaaaaattaatgatgcCAACGTTATTATAGTGGATTATAGTTTCCTAATTGAAGACGAAGATTTTGAAGCTGTTGCCATTTCGGCTGAATTAGTAGCCAAAGCTATTGCTGATTTACTTATATTGCTGCAAGAGAGTTTCAATGTGAATTTGCAAAACATTGATATAGTAGGTTTTAGTCTCGGTGGCCAAATTGCTGGACTTGTGGGACAAAACGTTTATCACCATTTTGGTGAAAAGGTGAAACGCATAACAGCTCTAGATCCCGTGGGAATACTCTTCACTGAGACCACTCCAGCTAACGAAAAATTAACTCCTGATGACGCAGATTATGTGGAAGTTGTACATACGAATGCCGGTGAATACGGATATCAGACACCCTGTGGTCATGTGGACTACTATCCGAATGGTGGTAAAATTCAATCTGGTTGCAGTGTCACTGATAACATTTGCTCTCACAATCGTGCATATCAATTAATAACCGAAATGTGGTCACCAGTTGAAAATCATGAATTGTTACTGCTTAAAtgtgaaaatgtcgaatttatGAGCTTGGACTCTTGTCGTTGGCTAAACGAAAGAATGGGTGAATTAGGGCTGCAGCCAAAGGGTCTGTATTATGTAGAAACTAATAACAATGTTCCTTTTGGTAAAGGAGcttttaaatcacaatttttataa